TGGCCACAAAACGGGAGATGGTGACGCGGAGACAGGTGCTCAATTCGCGGGTCATAGTGCTGACTGGCCGTGGTCTCTACGAGTTCGGCTACACCAAGCGGTACAACTACCTGCCTGCACTCACCACCCTGAAGGCCAGCCTGGTGTACCGATATGCGCTGCACCAACTGCAGACGCAGGGATACACCGATCCCGAACCCTATAGCGGTTACGCTGCGGGTCTTCAGAATATGGCGGCGCTAAAAAGGGGAGACGAGACTGTTGTGGTCATAGGGCGCAGTGAGCTGACACTGCGCACCATGTACAACGTCCTGAACCACTTTGAAAGTTTGGAGGCTACAGAGAAGCCCACCCAGGTGCTTTTTTACGTGCTCGCGACCAAGAAGGAGCCAGCGCCAGGTCGCAAGGTCATCAAGGGATCTGACACCGCCGTGGTCCATGTCAGTGTGGAGGAGATCAGAGCCGTGGAGCGTGAGTTGTAGCCTGGCCATCTCGACGCTGCGTTCGGCTGTGATTTAGCTATTCAACAGGGGGGAAACACTCTTTCCCTCCTCTGTTGATCACTGTGGTCGGCAAACACTTGAGCTGGCGATGGCAAAGCAGCTGGCTGAATACCGCGCCGGAGAGATAGGACTCTAGAGGGCGACCCAGTAGACTGATGACTGCTCGGGAGGTCAGCCATGACATTGGTGCAGCGCTGTCCATCCACCCACGACACGGCCCAACGGTCGGTCGCGTCCCCTCGTCAGCCGCACATCAATGACACTGAGCTGCAGCGGGCTCAAGCCCAACAGGCTGTTCAGCGTCATACCTTGCGTCCAGTGACGGCGCAGAGACAAGCCGTGCAGGCCCCATTGCGGGCGGCGAGTTTAGAGCGGCAGGAGACGGCGCGTGTTCAGGTCCAGCGCCAGGCGGTGCAGTCGGAGCCGGTTGGGCTCACCTTGCCCGCAGGCGCCCTTGAAGCGGCCCTTCAACGTCAGGTGCAGACGGCCGCGCCAGTCCCCGCAAAGCCACAGACCCCCAGCGACTGGGTGACGGTGATGCGCGCGCGCGCCGAAGAAGTAGACGGCAAGGCCCTCGACACGCGGCAGTACGCGCAGTTCACCAGCCTCCAGCGGCAGGTGGCGCAAACGTTGGCACAAGGGTTCAAGACAGATTCAGGCCCAGCGGCAGCGCGGTACGAGACCTATGGCGAACATCTGGCCAGTCTGCAGCGGCACGCCATCAGTGCCCCCGTATCCCGGGTGGTCATGGGCATGGTGCCTGGCAGTGAGCGCCCAGCGCTGCAACGTGCCGTGGATCTAGCTGTCCAACGTCATGAAATCCAAGCAGCCCAGGACGCTCAAGCGGTCCAGGCGGTCGCCCTTCAGCGCCAGTTGGCCGACTTGGACGCTGAGGCCACTCAGCCCGTCCTGCAACGGATTCAAGCGAGACGTGGCAGTGGCAACCCGCTCCCGGAGACCGTACAGCGTCACCTGGAACAGGGGCTCAACCATGACCTGAGCAAGGTCCGTATTCATGACGACGCTGAGGCTGACCTCATGGCCAAAGGTGTGAACGCGATGGCCTTTACAACGGGCACGGACATCTTCTTCCAGAGTGGGAAGTTCAGCCCGAATACCCAAAGTGGGTTAGAACTCCTGGCGCACGAAGTGACCCACACAGTGCAGCAGTCCCAGGGCCGGGTCGGCAAAGGCATTGACCCGGATGCTGGTCTGGAAAGCGAGGCTCGCTCTATGGGCAGCAAGCTGGCCCAGGTCATGCCCAGCCCGAAAACCCTGATGCCGCCGAGCCCCCACGCGCCAGGCGTCTACAATAAGCAGGCGGCGCTGCAACGTGCCCAGGACGGCACGGTTCAGCGGTTCGCCCTAAAGCCGCTCTACGACCTGCAACCGCAGACGGTGCAGCGCTGGGGCAATCCCTTCAGCTGGGCGGCCGACAAGGTCAAAGACGGCGCGCAGGCGATCGCGGACAAAGGCAAAGCGGTGATTGCTGGTGCTCTGACGGCCTTGCCGGGCTACCGGGAACTGTGCCTGGCGTTCGGGAAGGACCTGGTCACGGGCAAGACGATGGCGGGGGATCCCAACTCCATCCTGGAGACGCTGGCCGGCTGGGTCCCAGGACCCTTAAAAGACGTCCTCAAAGCCCTGAAGGAGACGAACGCGATTCCGAAGGCCTGGACGTGGTTTAAGGCAGAACTGGGCAAGCTCGACCTGGGCGGCGCCCTGGGGGAAGTGGCCAGTGCGATTGGCAAGGCGGATCTGGGCGCGGTCTGTCACACCGATCGCCTGGCGGCCTACAAGAGCGTGGTGTTTGGGGGACAGCACTGCATTGGTGGGACACAGCATAGAGAGCGCTTCAATGCGACCTTGCGCGCCCGTCTGGCTCATCTCGTCCGTCGTTCGCTGTCCTTCAGCCGACGCCAATCACATCTGGAGACCGTGATCTGGCTCTTCATCAGTACAACGCGTCATGACCTTGAACCCTCGACCCGGCGGGTTCCCTGTTCAGCGGGTTCGTCCCCCGCGGGGAACGGACTGACACCCCGCGGGGTGCTGGCTCCTGGGCTTCACGTGAGTTCGCTGAGGGCATGAAGGCCGAGTAGTACCACGCGACCCCAGTAACCACTTCAGGCCGCTCAGCGATGCCCGCGTCGGGGATTCATCTGCCCCCGCCATGAACGATCATCGCTCAGCCCCCCTGTCCCCCCGCCCTGGTTTCCACGCTCCCGGCATGGAGCGGTCATGTCGGAACTGGTTGCCGGTCGCGGTCCGCGCCCTCTCCAAGGTCACCCTTGCCCGCCTCGTACAGGCGATTGACCTGCTGGCTGTGATGCTAGAAGGACTCGGCGTGCCAACGCCCCTCCGGGAGCTGCCTCCTCACTGTTTGGACGGGGCGGACGAGTTCACGCCGGGGCACCTGGCCCAGGCGCTCCTGTGGGTCCGGGTGACGGCGCAGCACCTGCTACGCCGCGCTCGTGCCATAAGGCAGTCCAGGCGACGGCGGTGACGCCGCTGCCCTATGGGGCGGTCCAGGTCCACGGGTGCCTGGATGGGGTGTGGGTGCACCCACGCGCTGCATGGGTGCACCCAGGGCATCTAAAGGTCAATCGCAGAACAGGAAAAAGGCGACCCTGAGGCCGCCTTTGATTTCTCTAAGATAGCGCGGTATGCGGGGGGGGTCAAGGATATGCGGCGGGTTCTTACGGCATCTCGGTGTGGAAGCCGTCGTCGGTGAGCCAGATGGTTTGGACGCCCTGGCTTTTGATCAGGGCCAGCAGGTCGGGACGGGGCTTTGACGGCAGCAGGACCGCAAGGTGGTGGGCGCGCACGTACCGCTGGTAGTCCATGAGCTGTCCGAGGGCCATGCGGATTGCTTCCCGCGTGACCGTCCCCTTGGCCTCGATCAGGACGTCGTCGTCCACGTCACAGGCGTCCGTGAAGAGGGGCTTGGCCTCGCCGTCAGGAAGGATCTGATGCCGCGTCACTTTGTGCCCTTTGGCCCGCAGGTAGCGCCCGTATTCCAGCACCAGCTTGTGCTCCCGGCGCTCCATCTCGAGTTCCTCAGACTGCGGCTGCAGCACGGTTTTTTCCGTCGTCTGCACTTCCAGGCTGATTTCCTTCACGGCCTGCGCGCTCGGCTGGGCGGTGTCAGCTGCTGGGAAGGCGGTGGGGATGAAGGTCGTCTGGAAGGGGAGGGCCGCCTGTGCGCTCACGGGGTCCGTGGGCTTGAGGCGGAAGACCACGACGCTGCGCAGGGGGCCGCCGCCTGTTTCTGGGGCGTCTGTCCAGTAGTACGGGTGTTCGGTGGCCAAGGTGAACTCGCCGATGAACTTCACGGTCCCGGACACCCCGCTGAACAACAGCAGTTGCCGGTCGTCCTGTACGGACCGGGCAATGGCGCCGTTGCCCTGCATGAGGTTCTGGTCCCCGCGCTGCCCTTCGCCCACGTAGTGGTAGTGCCCGTCGGTCCCCCAGCCGTCGTAGTAGCCGTGCTGCGCGCCGGTGGCGGGGTCGGTGAAGATGAACACGGCTGGGATCTTGATGGACGGCCCAATGCCGCCCTGGCGCCGGCCGCCGAAGCGGTCGTGCAGTTCCTTGCGGACGATCTCCTGACCGGGGATGAGGTTGAACGTAAGGACCTGAGTTAGCGTCATGCAGATAAGGTAACAAATTTAGTTCAAAAATCAGCCCTAAATTTTTTATGTAAGTATTTTAGCTCATTTGGTACGCCACTATGCACCTGCCGGGGGGCTGCAACTCCGTCCAAATGGCCTCCATAGTCAGCGATATGACGAGCTCACATTTCGGCCTACTCTTTGAAGATGACTCCCGGGAAGACCGTGGCCGCGATGGGGCGTTGATCGGGGTCACGGTTCTTGAGGCGCAGGCGACTGCCGAGGTACTGAAAGGACTGGAGGAGTTGGCCAAGGTGAACGCCACCGCGCAGGCCAATCCGCAGCAGGCCGGTTTTCGCGCTGAGGTGCATCACAAGACCACCTTCAACGCGGACGCCATTCGCAAGGGGAAAGTGGTGCGGGCAGAAATGCCCAGGGGGAACGGCCTTTCAGACATTGACCTGAAGGTTGGGGGCAAGACGGTTGCCCGGGCGCAGGTCAAGAACTGTAAGACCGTGGCCCGGACGACCAAGGCCGTTTCCGACACGAAGTACGACGGCATGAAGAAGATCGTCCCCAAGGACCAGGCGCAAGGTGTGAGCGAGTTGGCGGCCAAGCGGGGTGTGGACGGCCTGGGGGAAAGGAACTATGCGGACACCAGCAAAGCGGCCACCGCCAAGCTGGAGCATGACGGGGTGTCCAGCCGCGCCGTGACGTACGACGAGCTGCAGAGCAAGGACCTGGGGAAGTCCATGCTCCGCAGCGAGGCCGGGAGCGCTGCAGCCGCGGGGGCCAAGAACGCAGCCGTGGTCGGCGGGGCCGTCTCAGCCGTCAGCAACATCGGCGCTGTGATCAACGGCGAGAAGACCGTGGGGCAGGCCGCTGCCGCCATGGCCAAGGAGACGGCGGTCGCCGCTGGCACAGGTGCGCTGACCTCAGCGGCGACCACCGTCGTGGCCAACGGCGCG
This window of the Deinococcus betulae genome carries:
- a CDS encoding IS1 family transposase, encoding MTAQRQAVQAPLRAASLERQETARVQVQRQAVQSEPVGLTLPAGALEAALQRQVQTAAPVPAKPQTPSDWVTVMRARAEEVDGKALDTRQYAQFTSLQRQVAQTLAQGFKTDSGPAAARYETYGEHLASLQRHAISAPVSRVVMGMVPGSERPALQRAVDLAVQRHEIQAAQDAQAVQAVALQRQLADLDAEATQPVLQRIQARRGSGNPLPETVQRHLEQGLNHDLSKVRIHDDAEADLMAKGVNAMAFTTGTDIFFQSGKFSPNTQSGLELLAHEVTHTVQQSQGRVGKGIDPDAGLESEARSMGSKLAQVMPSPKTLMPPSPHAPGVYNKQAALQRAQDGTVQRFALKPLYDLQPQTVQRWGNPFSWAADKVKDGAQAIADKGKAVIAGALTALPGYRELCLAFGKDLVTGKTMAGDPNSILETLAGWVPGPLKDVLKALKETNAIPKAWTWFKAELGKLDLGGALGEVASAIGKADLGAVCHTDRLAAYKSVVFGGQHCIGGTQHRERFNATLRARLAHLVRRSLSFSRRQSHLETVIWLFISTTRHDLEPSTRRVPCSAGSSPAGNGLTPRGVLAPGLHVSSLRA